From the genome of Leptospira andrefontaineae, one region includes:
- a CDS encoding LIC10421/LIC12816 family protein: protein MKIQSLVGLISILSLFPFALSSFSAEEETKLIEKALVETLSTQEQKEALQKYLTNLSKKKRNEAVHLRELASTEPKHHSSQARKKKLVELAAQLDKEASIHEETLKTLQQSLVQ from the coding sequence ATGAAGATCCAATCACTTGTCGGGTTAATTTCAATTCTGTCCCTGTTTCCATTTGCGCTTTCTTCCTTCTCCGCAGAAGAAGAAACAAAACTGATCGAAAAGGCATTAGTAGAAACCTTATCCACCCAAGAACAAAAAGAAGCCCTCCAAAAATACCTGACCAATCTTTCTAAAAAGAAAAGAAATGAAGCGGTCCATCTGAGAGAACTCGCTTCCACAGAACCAAAACATCATTCTTCTCAGGCTCGTAAGAAGAAGTTAGTAGAACTTGCAGCCCAACTAGACAAGGAAGCTTCTATTCATGAAGAGACCTTAAAAACCCTGCAACAATCCTTAGTTCAATAA
- a CDS encoding S1C family serine protease, with translation MKKTDRFKNFLVIGISVMAGVILSPILYCGTGNDSALFLNAKSDREPSASAKAAVSIQKAFEEVYENVSPSVVLIATEGTVNVPQYNDPFQEFFYGPQGRVRNQKRKVSGLGSGFILNKEGYILTNDHVVRNFDKFKVVFKNVKEPVSAKLIGTDPMIDVALLKVEANQDLQPIEIGDSSAVKVGDWAIAIGAPFGLEQSMTVGVISKVGRGGIDNSGVHYIQTDAAINQGNSGGPLLDINGRVVGINRMIVSPSGGSIGLGFAIPINEAKAIVEELKSGGKVKRARLGVALDDLTEETAKELKLSGPEGAFVRQVQNGSAAAEAGIDVEDVILEIDGTKIKTANDVVSKIRASKVGQRVSIVVFRKGQILKVSVKLAE, from the coding sequence ATGAAAAAAACCGACAGATTCAAAAATTTCCTGGTGATAGGCATATCCGTAATGGCCGGAGTGATCCTCTCTCCGATCTTGTATTGCGGAACAGGAAACGACAGTGCTTTATTTTTAAATGCTAAATCGGATAGAGAACCAAGCGCATCCGCAAAAGCAGCAGTATCTATTCAAAAAGCATTCGAAGAAGTTTACGAAAATGTTTCTCCAAGTGTTGTTCTAATCGCAACCGAAGGAACAGTAAATGTTCCTCAATACAATGATCCATTCCAAGAATTTTTCTACGGACCTCAAGGTAGAGTAAGAAACCAAAAAAGAAAAGTGAGCGGACTTGGTTCTGGCTTTATCCTCAATAAAGAAGGATATATTCTCACAAACGATCACGTAGTTCGTAATTTCGATAAATTTAAAGTAGTTTTTAAGAATGTAAAAGAACCTGTTTCCGCTAAGTTGATCGGAACAGATCCAATGATAGACGTTGCACTTCTAAAAGTAGAGGCAAACCAAGATCTACAACCTATCGAGATTGGTGATTCTTCCGCAGTGAAAGTGGGAGACTGGGCAATTGCGATCGGTGCTCCATTCGGTTTGGAACAATCCATGACTGTAGGAGTGATCTCCAAAGTAGGAAGAGGTGGTATCGATAATTCTGGAGTTCATTATATCCAGACAGATGCAGCGATCAACCAAGGAAATTCAGGAGGACCACTTCTCGACATCAACGGAAGAGTGGTCGGTATCAACCGTATGATCGTTTCTCCAAGCGGTGGATCTATCGGTTTAGGTTTCGCAATTCCGATCAACGAAGCTAAGGCAATCGTAGAAGAATTAAAATCAGGCGGAAAAGTCAAACGTGCTCGATTAGGAGTCGCGTTAGATGATCTTACGGAAGAGACTGCAAAAGAGCTTAAACTTTCCGGACCGGAAGGTGCATTTGTTCGTCAAGTCCAGAACGGTAGCGCTGCCGCAGAAGCAGGTATCGATGTAGAAGACGTGATCTTGGAGATAGACGGAACTAAGATCAAAACTGCGAATGACGTGGTTTCTAAGATCAGGGCTTCCAAAGTAGGACAACGTGTTTCTATAGTTGTGTTCCGCAAAGGCCAGATCCTAAAAGTTTCGGTTAAGCTGGCGGAGTGA
- the tmk gene encoding dTMP kinase, translating into MAQIPGFYVFEGLDGSGKSTLSVRVLDLLTSKHVPAICFAEPTRYESGLYLRKFLSGEIELSPEKQIEAFLEDREVSLNRNILPSISQKKIVLLDRYMYSTAAYQSGEFFSAKEILKKNLDRGFPEPEKVFYLEIEPEEALARLKGRDTTKDRFETISALTKIKKAYEEILPKSTIRLDAKLPTEELLKLVTEKISY; encoded by the coding sequence ATGGCACAAATACCAGGATTTTACGTTTTTGAAGGTTTAGACGGAAGTGGCAAAAGTACCCTTTCTGTCCGAGTCTTAGACCTTCTTACCTCCAAACATGTTCCAGCAATTTGTTTTGCGGAACCAACTCGGTATGAATCCGGGCTGTACTTGCGAAAATTTTTAAGCGGAGAAATTGAACTTTCTCCTGAAAAACAAATCGAAGCATTTTTAGAAGATAGAGAAGTTTCCCTGAACCGTAATATTCTACCTTCTATCTCCCAAAAAAAGATCGTACTATTAGATCGATATATGTATTCCACGGCTGCATATCAGTCTGGGGAATTTTTCTCCGCAAAAGAGATCTTAAAAAAGAATTTAGACAGAGGATTTCCTGAACCGGAAAAAGTTTTTTATCTGGAAATAGAACCTGAGGAAGCTTTGGCGAGACTGAAAGGCAGAGATACTACTAAGGATAGATTTGAAACAATCAGCGCTTTAACTAAGATCAAAAAAGCTTACGAAGAAATTCTTCCGAAGAGTACCATCCGCTTAGATGCGAAACTCCCAACGGAAGAATTATTAAAATTAGTAACCGAAAAAATCTCTTATTGA